A stretch of the Sulfurimonas sp. HSL3-1 genome encodes the following:
- a CDS encoding YceI family protein, which yields MKIYTRMLGAAAALSLSTSLLLGAVYDVDPTHSNVGFKIRHMMISNVNGRFAEFSGNYDLEGKVLKALSGTIKSASVDTDNAKRDDHLRSADFFDVAKYPEITFTMTSFDGDSVTGELTIHGVTRSVTLEAEVSGTIKDPWGMTRSSIILEGSIKRSDFGLTYNQVLEAGGVALSDKVKITIELEGIAKPV from the coding sequence ATGAAAATCTACACTCGCATGTTGGGAGCCGCCGCGGCGCTCTCCCTCTCCACCTCCCTGCTCCTTGGCGCCGTCTACGACGTCGATCCGACCCACTCGAACGTCGGCTTCAAGATCCGCCATATGATGATCAGTAACGTCAACGGACGCTTCGCCGAATTCAGCGGGAACTACGATCTGGAAGGCAAAGTGCTCAAAGCGCTCTCCGGCACCATCAAGAGCGCCAGCGTCGATACGGACAACGCCAAACGCGACGACCATCTCCGCAGCGCCGACTTCTTCGACGTGGCGAAGTACCCGGAGATCACCTTTACCATGACCAGCTTCGACGGCGATAGCGTGACGGGAGAGCTGACGATCCACGGGGTCACCCGCAGCGTCACCCTGGAAGCGGAAGTGTCGGGGACCATCAAGGACCCGTGGGGCATGACCCGCAGCAGCATCATTCTGGAGGGGAGCATCAAACGCAGCGACTTCGGACTGACCTATAACCAGGTGCTCGAAGCGGGCGGTGTGGCACTGAGCGACAAGGTGAAGATCACCATCGAGCTCGAGGGGATCGCCAAGCCGGTATAA
- a CDS encoding TetR/AcrR family transcriptional regulator, with the protein MGTKKKILAGALKLFNESNTQAATTNHIAAALGMSPGNLHYHFKNREAIILRLYEEMKAQTELATEALPGSIGALHEHMLHLGRVYWEYRFFHRELLFLLSRDPELKALYVRDNLAHRERILRVLTNLVENGCLQVPYANVLEHLADTTLLATQFWIPFLETLGTPLDERNVEGMFTHVQGAMRPYLTPKGLKALADLVA; encoded by the coding sequence ATGGGAACGAAAAAGAAAATCCTTGCCGGGGCGCTGAAGCTCTTCAACGAGAGCAATACGCAGGCCGCGACGACGAACCATATCGCCGCGGCGCTCGGGATGAGCCCCGGCAATCTCCATTACCACTTCAAAAACCGCGAAGCGATCATTCTTCGGCTCTACGAGGAGATGAAAGCCCAGACGGAACTGGCCACGGAAGCCCTCCCCGGCTCCATCGGCGCGCTGCACGAGCACATGCTGCACCTCGGCCGGGTCTACTGGGAGTACCGCTTTTTCCACCGCGAGCTGCTCTTTCTGCTCTCGCGCGACCCGGAACTCAAAGCCCTCTATGTCCGGGACAACCTGGCCCACCGCGAACGCATCCTGCGCGTGCTCACCAACCTTGTGGAAAACGGTTGCCTGCAGGTGCCTTACGCAAACGTCCTCGAGCACCTCGCCGACACGACCCTCCTGGCCACACAGTTCTGGATCCCCTTCCTCGAAACCCTCGGCACGCCGCTTGATGAACGCAATGTGGAGGGAATGTTTACGCACGTTCAGGGCGCAATGCGCCCCTACCTGACCCCCAAGGGCCTCAAGGCACTCGCCGACCTCGTCGCATAG
- the nifE gene encoding nitrogenase iron-molybdenum cofactor biosynthesis protein NifE: protein MAMVNRAKIKELLNESACSHSKDKKPGEGCDKPKPGLAAGGCAFDGAQISLFPYADAVHLVHGPQTCLGASWETRESLSSYNGRNHTFMGFTTGITTNDVIFGGDKRLEDSIDYVVEHYKPEAIFVYSTCVTALVGDDIDMTCKLGSEKHGVPVVPVHAPGFVGGKNLGSRLAGEAVLEHLIGTKEPEYTTKYDINLIGDYNVTGDMWQYMPMFEKLGIRVLASMSGDGRVGDIRTAHRAKLNVIVCAKSLVTLVRKMNEKWDIPWVSVSFYGKRDTTFAIREIVKGLGDPELIEKAERLIDEEEAKLDLALEPYRRMFKGKKAVLNTGGNKAWSIASGLQDLGIEVVATSIKKSTADDIEKAREYLGEDGVLMDKPAAQQSKVIDERGAHILLAGGRSLYTAIKKKISFIDVNQEKKTSYGGYNGLINLAEDLKSAFANPVFANVSAKAPWEVG, encoded by the coding sequence ATGGCAATGGTAAACCGCGCAAAGATCAAAGAGTTGTTGAACGAGAGTGCCTGTTCGCACAGTAAAGACAAAAAACCCGGCGAGGGGTGCGACAAGCCCAAACCGGGCCTTGCGGCAGGAGGGTGCGCCTTTGACGGCGCACAGATCTCGCTCTTTCCCTATGCGGACGCCGTCCACCTCGTACACGGCCCGCAGACCTGTCTCGGGGCCTCCTGGGAGACCCGCGAGAGCCTGAGCTCCTACAACGGACGCAACCACACCTTTATGGGCTTCACGACGGGGATCACGACGAACGACGTCATCTTCGGCGGAGACAAGCGCCTGGAAGACTCCATCGACTACGTTGTCGAACACTACAAACCCGAAGCGATCTTCGTCTACTCCACCTGTGTCACGGCGCTGGTAGGCGATGACATCGACATGACCTGCAAACTCGGCAGCGAGAAGCACGGCGTGCCGGTTGTCCCGGTGCATGCGCCGGGCTTTGTCGGGGGCAAGAACCTCGGTTCGCGCCTGGCGGGCGAGGCGGTGCTGGAGCACCTGATCGGCACCAAGGAGCCGGAATATACGACGAAGTACGACATCAACCTGATCGGCGACTACAATGTCACCGGCGATATGTGGCAGTATATGCCGATGTTCGAAAAGCTCGGCATCCGCGTTCTCGCCTCCATGAGCGGCGACGGCCGGGTCGGCGACATTCGTACGGCCCACCGCGCGAAGCTCAACGTCATCGTCTGTGCCAAGTCGCTGGTGACGCTGGTGCGCAAGATGAACGAGAAGTGGGACATCCCCTGGGTCTCCGTCTCCTTCTACGGCAAGCGCGACACGACCTTCGCCATCCGCGAGATCGTCAAAGGGCTCGGCGACCCGGAACTGATCGAGAAGGCCGAACGCCTGATCGACGAGGAAGAGGCGAAACTCGACCTCGCCCTGGAGCCCTATCGCCGGATGTTCAAAGGCAAAAAAGCTGTCCTCAATACCGGCGGGAACAAGGCGTGGTCCATCGCGTCGGGCCTGCAGGACCTCGGCATCGAGGTTGTGGCGACCTCTATCAAGAAGTCAACGGCGGACGACATCGAAAAGGCGCGCGAATACCTCGGTGAGGACGGTGTGCTGATGGACAAGCCCGCCGCGCAGCAGTCCAAGGTGATCGACGAACGGGGTGCCCACATCCTCCTCGCCGGGGGACGGAGCCTCTACACGGCGATCAAGAAGAAGATCTCCTTCATCGACGTCAACCAGGAGAAGAAGACCTCCTACGGCGGCTACAACGGACTCATCAATCTCGCCGAGGACCTCAAGTCCGCCTTCGCGAACCCGGTGTTCGCCAATGTTTCGGCCAAAGCGCCCTGGGAAGTCGGCTGA
- a CDS encoding diguanylate cyclase → MNIYHKKLHWAPALTYLVFFVLSALLILLFSHDILSDRVKGHLSAEKELTETTYQSIIGGFKSQADIIFYNRINVKDVIDLFKQVPSASETERAAIRQRLYDLLLPVYRNLSLYHLKQMHFHLSNNESFLRFHRPERFGDDLTGVRDSVAYVNKTHQPVSGFEEGRIFNGYRFVYPLFDGNDYLGSVELSISMQTILERIRHDIHADTGFIILADTVKSKVFPEEQSYYVPSQLFENYMTERVLLQRHASKTTTLLRAYIKQNGSLDAMLARGKAFNFFETNDRDLYAITFVPVVNAISRKTVAYIIIDRKHGDLQARFFQYKVMAGVVVALLALLFYLLYRANLQRSAIEIDKRQLQSLIDLQKNVVILTDGYTLKFANRFFFESFSYDSLEEFLKEHECICELFIADERFFHLGKVPDGKQWVKTLMETPATRRIVKMLDREGTPRVYTVTINPIPGQRYIVVFTDISLTILNQRELERRASRDKLTRAYNREFLDASFHKLCHSSNAQQKLLGVIMVDLDHFKRVNDTYGHNRGDEVLKTFVDVIRRAIRQEDFIIRWGGEEFLLLMMVDSLHSLTAIAEGVRERIETAAFAEVGQITASFGVTIYHEGDDLKTTIARSDKALYEAKASGRNIVVVDEAITETAV, encoded by the coding sequence ATGAACATTTATCACAAGAAACTGCATTGGGCACCGGCGTTGACATACCTGGTCTTTTTTGTGTTAAGTGCCCTGCTGATCCTCCTCTTCAGCCACGACATCCTCTCCGACCGCGTAAAGGGGCATCTCTCCGCCGAAAAAGAGCTGACGGAAACGACCTACCAGAGCATCATCGGCGGTTTCAAATCCCAGGCCGACATCATCTTCTACAACCGCATCAACGTCAAAGACGTCATCGATCTTTTCAAACAGGTGCCGTCGGCATCGGAGACGGAGCGCGCCGCGATCCGCCAACGGCTCTACGACCTCCTGCTCCCCGTCTACCGCAATCTCAGCCTCTACCACCTCAAGCAGATGCATTTCCATCTCAGCAACAACGAGAGCTTTCTGCGCTTTCACCGCCCCGAACGGTTCGGGGACGATCTGACCGGCGTGCGTGACAGCGTCGCCTATGTCAACAAGACGCACCAACCCGTCAGCGGCTTCGAAGAGGGGCGCATCTTCAACGGCTACCGTTTCGTCTACCCCCTCTTTGACGGAAACGACTACCTCGGCAGCGTCGAACTCTCCATCTCGATGCAGACCATCCTCGAAAGGATCCGCCACGACATCCATGCCGACACCGGTTTTATCATTCTCGCCGACACGGTAAAATCGAAAGTTTTTCCCGAAGAACAGAGCTATTATGTGCCCTCGCAACTGTTTGAAAATTACATGACCGAAAGAGTCCTGCTCCAGCGGCACGCTTCAAAAACGACGACGCTGCTCCGCGCCTACATCAAGCAGAACGGTTCCCTGGACGCGATGCTGGCCCGGGGGAAGGCCTTCAACTTCTTTGAAACCAACGACCGCGACCTCTACGCGATCACCTTCGTCCCCGTCGTCAATGCCATCTCCCGCAAAACCGTTGCCTACATCATCATCGACCGCAAGCATGGCGACCTCCAGGCCCGCTTTTTTCAGTACAAGGTCATGGCAGGCGTCGTCGTGGCCCTCCTGGCCCTGCTCTTCTACCTCCTCTACCGCGCCAACCTGCAGCGCAGTGCCATCGAAATCGACAAGCGCCAGCTGCAGTCGCTTATCGACCTGCAAAAAAACGTCGTCATCCTCACCGACGGCTATACACTGAAGTTCGCCAACCGCTTCTTCTTCGAGTCGTTCAGCTACGACTCCCTCGAGGAGTTCCTCAAGGAGCACGAGTGCATCTGCGAGCTTTTCATCGCCGACGAACGCTTTTTCCACCTTGGCAAGGTCCCCGACGGCAAGCAGTGGGTCAAAACACTGATGGAGACCCCCGCGACGCGGCGGATCGTCAAGATGCTCGACCGCGAGGGGACGCCCCGCGTCTACACCGTCACGATCAACCCCATCCCCGGGCAGCGCTACATTGTCGTCTTCACCGACATCAGTCTGACCATCCTCAACCAGCGGGAGCTCGAACGACGTGCCTCGCGGGACAAGCTGACCCGCGCCTACAACCGCGAATTCCTCGACGCCTCCTTCCACAAGCTCTGCCACTCATCCAATGCACAGCAGAAACTGCTGGGGGTCATCATGGTGGACCTGGACCACTTCAAGCGCGTCAACGACACCTACGGCCACAACCGCGGCGACGAAGTGCTCAAAACCTTCGTTGACGTTATCCGCCGCGCCATCCGTCAGGAGGACTTCATCATCCGCTGGGGCGGCGAGGAGTTCCTGCTGCTTATGATGGTCGACAGCCTCCATAGCCTGACCGCCATTGCGGAGGGGGTCCGCGAGCGTATCGAAACCGCGGCGTTCGCGGAGGTCGGGCAGATCACCGCGAGCTTCGGCGTCACCATCTACCATGAGGGGGACGACCTCAAAACCACCATCGCACGCAGCGACAAAGCCCTCTACGAGGCCAAGGCGTCCGGCAGAAACATCGTCGTCGTGGACGAGGCCATTACCGAGACTGCCGTTTAA